The segment atacagccacatcccagttataagaggttGTGCACTCTagtgcaaccacattatgtcAGTTACTTGTTTTTACGTCCCCTTTCGAAACGATTTCTTTTTTCTAATTGGGTTGCTGTACAGGTCAGAGGTCATatttatggtggaaaatgttttgaaatgatttccctctctctctctctttctatcCATCAAAAAACCCAGAAAATTATATTAGTACATTACAAGAACAATGCTTTGGAATCAATATACaatcataggaaataatgtaaagtaaaataatttgttccCAGTTTAAATTGTTACTGTAATAACACCTTTGCTAACTAGATGAGCATTTTTTAAAGTCGCAGTTACCATTATTATCTGTCATACAAGTTTAAAGAGATATAGactgtatattacagtttttctcagTCGCTTTGGTACATTTCTCAGATGAGAATTTTAATTCTCCAAACTACTAGTTTAATCTTCACATCATAGTGTACACATAGTGCACACCAAAAAAGCAGTTTCTCATTTATTTGAAGAAGTTTCGAATGCTTTGGTACATCCATGCAAATGGTGATGTACAATTCTCGGCTGTTTCCTACATTATCAGTTGTTATGTCATGTAGATCAAAAAGTTTTATCGTGTTATCAATTGAATAGTTCCCCCCATAACATTTAGGCACTAGTTCATTGCATAAGACTTTGCATGCAAGATGGTTGGAGAAGTTGTCATACTGTCGGTCaagaatatttttatatatttctatTAGACTTTCCATGAGACTTTTTGCCAGGTGAATCTTGACTTTGTCTAACAATGGGAAATCTGTGAAGCATTACTGTATATCAACCAATTTTCTGAAATACTTCATCGCAAGAGAAGATATTCGATGTAATGTGGAGGAGAATTTGTGGCCCTAAAGCCAGAAACGTCAGGTGGAGGAAGACTGCACTGTAATACATACAGCACTGCATTACAGTTTTTCCTGACTGTACTATGTTTACGtttctaattttgtttttatttgttttctttgtgctATGCAGTGCTGtctttttctttatcttttacAATGACATGGTCTGTCAACAAATTACAGTACAAACAGTAAAAGTGTAAATGTGACCACTTGTCATCAAAACTTTAGCCAGTTTACATCAGAACATCCCCCTAGAGTACACTGTTATATTGTATTGTTATACAAACACTTTCTAACTGTCTTATATGAAGTCAGACAGTTAGAAAGTGTTAATAATATTGGTAGTCTTATGATTACCAATATTACTTctttttgctaaatgccagaataatgagtgATGGATTTTTAAaggcaatttttcattactaaCTTCAGAATCACACGTTTATATACAAGAATATTACTATGGCTTTAAACAGTTTGGGAAAATCCATATAATGATacatttctttggaagcttctgataggtGTACTGTCAACATTTGAGTTAGTTTTAtattaggcacacctgaaacacactgcttctttgtgtaacatcatgggaaatccccccaccccccaaaaaaaataaataaaatcaaccgCGATATCAAGAAGAGAActgtggacttgcacaagtctggaTTTCTTGCACAATTTCCAGATTCCTGAATGTGCcacattcatctgttcaaacaattttgCACAAGTATAAACAGcatgggaatgtccagccatcatacCACTTAGGAATGAGATGGGTTCTGTGTCACAGAGGTGAACGTGCTTTGGTctgaaatgtgcatatcaacccaagaacaaaagcaaaagaccttgtgaagatggTGGCTAAAACTGCTAAGAGTGTGTCATTGTGTCAGGAACAATTTGCCCCTGTCGGCCACCGTAGAGGAGAGGTAAACAGAACTCTTTGCTAGTgccgtagataagcttgagaaattcgaatgacctgatttcaggtctcagcagaaaaacgtctgtaatttaggaatgtgtggatgatattaattcatatttcacatgtttatcGAGGCAACATAGAGCCAATAttgcatcccaaatactagataAAATATGGCATctttaatccacctcttaataccaccactatcacaacacaattataaaaaccatcaatactatacaaaaatactgtatgttgggtAAAATGTGTGTCAAAGTTCACTGTATTCGaatgtgttgtttgtgtctatttgTGGAATTATCAGATAAAGAAAAGGACTTCCCATCAGATGGTACCGGTGGAGACCTCTTGTGCGTCACACACGGCATAAATAGTGGCTGCAGCACACAGCACGTCCTACACTCTGAACAAGCTTCCACAACTGTTCACGCAAAGCCTCccagttaacttttttttttctttttaaagcactgttttcttttttcattgtgCTTCTCGCATCCTGCTTACTCCTCTCTCTCTGAATGTTATGGCCAGCTCAGCACTGCAGCTTCTCGGGTTCTTCCTGTCACTGATTGGAGTGGCTGCCACCGTGACTGCCACCATCATGGTGGAGTGGAAGATGCACGGCCATTCGCATCGCATCTACGAGGGCCTGTGGATGACCTGCAGCGTCGGTCACAGGACCACGTGCGAAGTTCACGACTCTCTCCTAAAACTGTCAAGTAAGTTTGACTGATACTTTGACAAGATGAtgttgaaaaatgtatattttaggCCAGTTTCCCTAGctttattgaaccaaggcacAAACTTTACATGACACACAAACTGTCACAAAGACTGGATACAGAGGTTAATGATATACCTCTTGCCATCTTGTCACTATTACATCACTAGCATAGAtgggataatttcccacagtgCACCCGGTGTATACACTGTTATTGTTAATGTACCATGGCATGATTGAATCACTGGTTTAGCCAACAAAATAACTCGCCTGAGTATTGTCTCACACTAAGAAATGGCCCCACATGAACATAGAGAGTCAATTCATTACTTTTTGCCCACTCCCAGATCAGGTCCAGATAACCAGGGGTATTCTGCTTTTGAGCGTGTTCCTGTCAGTCGTGGCATTAATGGTCTCCACTATCGGAATGAAGTGCACCCGCTTTATGGAAGGCAGAGCCACTGCCAAGGGTGCAGTATCTAGGATTGGAGGGATTATGTTCATGGCCGCAGGTATGATTTCAACATTAATTTACTGTCCTACTGTAATGATTGAGGTTCAACCAGTTTTCTGGAAAAAATGTGGCACAAAGGTCAAACTTCCTCGTGGTTGACCTCATGCGAGATGGCAGCAAATCctgtgagacttcagctcagtgaacaTCAGGAAGAACTAattgtgttttgctgttttgttttgtcttttgtgtcaTGCCACCACAGAAGTGGTCAGGTTTATTTCAAAAGTGGCGCGTGTACATACGAATGAAGCAAGCACAAAGCCTGTCGAAAGACAGACAACCTATACGGTACCTATAAACCACCACTATGTATTTTAGTTATTTAAAGGTGtgctattttatttaattacattttttattttattttaacttctcTTAAAACCTTATATGACCGTTAAAAACtgttacatactgtaaatcatgttttttttccccccagaagtTTTAAACAgtttccaggtgtcttaatacaaaatctcaaacattctttggtcaaaatTCTCTAAGGAATTACAAAAATATCTTAATATCCACTTAATATTCACTTGTTACACTCTTGATGGAACCACTGTTTTGGGTGGGGCAGTGGTTCCATCTCATCCagatgagccactgctcaccccattaccatgacaacacgGGGCAGAGCTTGGGCATTGCGACTAGGCGAGTAGCTATGCTACTTGCTTTCAAGCAGCCCAGAGTCTGAAGGGAAAAGATGAAGTGAAATCACATAAACACATAAAGATGAAGTGAAATCataattcataatttttatATTTGGTCACGGAGGCggcatttattttgttacagTCGTCAGTCAGTGTACAGACCCatgcatgtggcgcatgcagtggAAACATAAGACAAATACCCCTCGCGTTGACACTTAACCAAACATTTCAGTATGCGCCCGTTATCAGAAACTAACATTGATAAACACGGATAATCTGTGCTAACTGCagctttgtttacattttggctttgacttgaTATTGCTTCCCTGTAGTTTCTTGAAAATGGCAGATCTTTGCTTGGCCTAGCATCCAAATCGTAGGCTGAGAAACTGTATTATGTAAAAAGTGAGTTTGTGATGTCATAATGGCTcacttaaaaacacatttttggaaataaaaaaatatatttcctgtttaattttaattgaagGGTGGGAAGGCACTCTACAGCCTGACAGCATCCAAGCAAAAAGTCAACTTTACATGATATTTACACTGCATCTCaccatttttaatttacagtcGATCTCAATgggaaaatttgttttgaaattagaacagTGAGTGACAGAAGTCAGCCAGCGTGGTGGCATGAATTACATCTGCTTTTATGGGAATAATTAGCATTTAAAACATTCTGCTACTGGTCAATAGCAATTAAACAATACACTTTTAGGGTAAGGTTTATTGTTTAAGGACTCACCTGCCCGCtctttccattctttcctctCGTTTGTCGTCATTCTCACTTCAACATCACTGCACATTGAATTTTGGCTCAATAGGAGATGCAGGTGAAATGTCTACTCAGTACTTATTCTTTGTGCAGGTTTAATGACGTTTGTCATAACGTCCTGGTATGTCAAGAAGATCGTTGCCGACTTCCATCATTCCCATCATCTCCACAGGTAACTCCCCCATCAtccacccctccccccacacgcacacacatatatacatgcgcTTCCAGCAGTTCTCCCGTATAGCATCTGGTTTGTAATGGGTCTTTAACTGTTCGTTTGTGCAGCTTTGAGTTTGGCAAGGCGGTGTTTGTGAGCTGGGCCGGCGGCTTCCTCACAACGTTCGGCGGAGCGTTCCTGACCTGTCAGAGGTGCTCGAGGTCGTCGTCGTCCAGGTCTATAAACTCCAACCGCCTCCTGCAAACCAACAAGCCCAACAGCAACTATGTTTAGTCCACAGGAAGGACCTGCGATTATGGTCGTTGTCATGACTACTGATGAATTGCTATTAGTCATCAGTACATTGTCTGAAGAAATTACCCATACCTACATTGCACTGGGTTTTtgatttacagtggaacctccaaagtcgaacGAGTTCAAGCTAAATTTCCTGGTAGTATATAGGTGATTTTCATATactttgatcaataacagttaAGACActtgtgcaaaaacaaaaatctaatttagcaatttttaaTGCCGCCTTGGTTTGATATGGATGACTGTCTTGCATGTAGAAACAGCCAGGCTTAAAGTCCTAGTTtcaaaagttattgatgatctcaaattttaggcattcacaGGAAAGGCAGTCCTTTTGGACAGAGCaaatgaaatacacttctttttatgATGGTAAAGACGAACGTGCATAACCGTAAAGACATAcacagcttcataaaaaaatCACGTGAGTTGCAGAGTTTACAcctcctaactactcattaaaccataacactcttgtctttatacaattgtagtaacagtaaagacatgcaatagttccaacactatcacaaattcatacatagtCATTCATATCGCAGAATTAACACCATTTATGTTGCTTTCTAGTATTgagtgaatgcaaaatggctgcctcattcTGGCGCTTAATCTCAAAAGATCTCTCGGGTGTATTGCAACGGTATgatgaggctctctccagtggcattacaGAACTATGCATtcagttgtggagatatagcgttaaacaGCTTTTCGCCATTTcacttttcctgatttttttgggggtgtcgCTTAACGCACTTTGGAGTTGGGCATGATTGGCCCCTCTCTTACTATTTAAGAACTTGAACGCCTTTGTTTGTATCAGTTGTTATCTGGTGCAGTTGtgacatgcagttagctagcgagctatgcctacaacccaaaaatgcatcttcccttcggatagtctgtgtgtgtggctgctttcgagtgcctcattgtcagcCGTGAGTGTGTGCACATCAAGCAGAGAAAGGTGGAAGAGTGAGGAAGggggaattttttattttattttttgaaggtGACAGCTAGCATATGGGTGAAGTCAAAGTGCTACTCACTcataaatttatttaaaaaaaatttaaaaaaataaataaataaaaaaatatatatatatatatatttttttttttttattattttttttattttattcgttACATACGATGGCTAAGTTTCAAGTTTGTGTACAGCATTTTATAAGAAAGATAAAATATTGTGTTTATCTTTACTTTGATTTTACTTTCAGAGCAGCTAGTGCAATTTATTGGACAGGGAGTGGCATTTTCCAGATAAGATGTCCCTGCATTTCTGGGGATAGAGTTGAGCAATTAGCAGAGACATGAGACATGGATGTGACAAAACACAATCAGATTGGACAGAGCAATTAGACAATGCTttggggggtcgggggggaGTATTCCTCAGCGGAAGTGCATCAATTGAATGTCTTGTGCAAATGACAGATTTTTATGTGAAGTGACATTTCTTCCTGGTATATAATCATATGGAAATGCTGTATGAATCTACCAGCTGCTCCtatgtgattttttattttttaacgtggatatttatgtatgtatgcaaaTAATTTGTTCTGGACAATATCATATATCTAAACAAATTCAATAGATGAATAATAAATAGAACAGCAACAAAAGATAGCTTgatttgttattattgtgtcacatttgcacattgttttttttacttgctgaCTTATGACTGaagaatgtccatccatccattttctgagccgcttctcctcaatagggtcgcgggcgtgctggagcctatcccagctgtcatcgggcaggaggcggggtacaccctgaactggttgccagccaatcgcaggggacatacaaacaaacaaccattcgcactcacagtcacacctacgggcaatttcgagtctccaatttatgcatgtttttgggatgtgggaggaaaccggactgcccggagaaaacccacgcaggcacggggagaacatgcaaactccacacagtcggggccggggattgaacccgggtcctcagaactgtgaggctgacgctctaaccagtcgtccaccgtgccgcgactTAAGAATGTTTCATAGAAATGTCTCAGCAATGCAATCATTCCTTTTACAGTAGAAGcatttaattatttgaaaatgccTCGCCAAGACATCATGGTACTCCCCTAATAGCATGTAAACGTGCCACCAATTGGCTGTGGGCAGTATGGATCTGGAAATAGAAAACCTCAAAGCAACCTGATTGGGCACTCATTTTCTTTAAGTGGTATGACCTTTCAGCAGTCATTGAATAATAGCTCACTGCTTAAAGTTGGCAAAAGGTGAACCTAATATAGACcaaatattttgattaaatTAGCTAAAGCTAAGCACCCTTAGATCTCTTGAAAGGCGCTACAAACACTAAATGTGAGTTAGTATTATgaggtaggtaggtagggtTTTTAACATAAATGACTATAACCCCAACAAATTAGTTTGAATACCTTGAGTTTCATTTCAGGTTCAATATTTTCTACGGCATACGAGAGCCTGCTACAAAATACTCCCACAAATGCGGGCCACTGATTTCTTATGAAATTTATCAGTGCGTGTAAACGAGAATTACACATTTGTATAAAATGAAATTCATTTAATGTTGCAAAAATGAGTCACTGGTGATGAAGCACACACACTTCACTTTGGGGTGGCCAATGTGGATTCAGTTTCCATTCAGTCAGtgatgattttgttttggtGCCCAGGCACCTGCCATTTTTGCCCTTGATGGCCAAGGTGCccctttgtcattttattttatttttacatgtgcGCGAGTGTGTTTAACCTTGTCTGGagcctttcatcaataaaaccTAATGTAACCGTGTTGAAATACTATgttataatttattaacgaaTTAATATTAATGAAGTTGGACACGTTTGAATAGAGAGTGCATGTGAGAAGGGAGGGGCTGTGGCGAGTCTCTCCATGTGCCCGCATGAGCTGCTCATTCACGAGTGAGATTCAATTTTATCAGACATAAAAGTTACACAAATGTTTCACCAGAATCAGAGGTGTTGTAGCAGAGCAAGAAAACAAGGCAGCACTGAATATTTCCACTGCTATCCAtcacttatacacacacacacacacagttttacagccattaaaactcttaaaatcattttttatatatataacatgCTGTGTGGCACATGTTTTCGAGCTACGCTTTCATTGCACCATATGCCATGGCTCACACACGAACGATCAGACCGATCAAATGTTGGACGAAAAAGGCATGTAAGATTTTCATTCATGTACACTTTTGATATCCttggttttgatgcagtgccgcctgagggatcgaaggtcacgggcgttcaatgttggttttcggccttgccgcttgcatgcagtgatttctccagattctcagaaccttttgatgatgatgatgatatggaccgtagatgatgaaacctcgccccatctttgcttgtgaatgactgagcaattcagggacgctcctttcatacccaatcgtggcacccacctgttcccaattagcctgttcacctctgggatgttccaaacaggtgtttgatgagcattcaacTTTCTATTTTGCAACGTGTCCCAGAGCTCCAGTTGTGACaagataattattattttattttggcgtCCTTAAGgcaagtgttttttaaattattattatggtttCATGAATCGCTTGCAATTCTAGGCTCAGGCGTTGAAACTCTCGTTCCATGTGCCACCCCCGGCCCCCTTGTAGGAGGCTACGGTCATCACGGCCAGTGAGACGACCACCAGTTactcaataaaacaaatgttattgAATATAAGAAGGCATGAGACCCTCGTACAAGtgattgaggacttgcacactgccagaactacaGTAAAACGAGATAGAACATTAAAATAGACGCCTGTGAGCCAAGGAAAGACACCTGCAGTAAGGGTACACCGCCGCCAGAGGGAGACTGTCTACTTCAAATGAAAGAAGGAAGAAATGGCGAAGAAATCTAGAAGAAGGCAGGGTAAGGTGGTTTCACactatggtttaataaatgtgtaaaTTGTGTTGGTATGTCTGTCACCTGAACAATACTAATATCTGTGGTGTTTTACGTGTATTACTTTGTATAAATACTGCGATATTTATTGGAGGAGACTCTCTAGACTCCCCAAATAACCCCCAGTGGAGAGAAAATGGGCAGTGATTGTTGTCCATTcatttgaggaggaggaggagtcaaCGGAGCCAAACGGGGGGCCCGGAACAAAAATGTGCATCTCCGACTGAAGGAACTTGAAGTCGGGTCGTACTCCGCCCTCAGCATGCTGCGCGACACCTCCGGAATGTTTAAATGGACGGCACGTCGAGGTTGACAGCCGCTATCATCACTCACGAGTCCACTCACACCTCCACGATGGACGCCAACTTCTTAGTCGTCTTCACTGCTGTCCTGCTCGCCTCCGCTCCACCGTCTTCGGCTACCTTGGAGCCTTACGACCTGTTGTACGACGACGCGGTGCGGGCGTTCTACAGCGGCGACTACGGCGGCGTGGTGCGCATCATGGAGCGGGCGCTCAGCAGCTACGGCGGACTACGGCGCTCCAGAGTCCGCTGCCGGCTGAGGTGCCAGGACCAGCATCCGTTCGGGGACGCCGTCTCCGACCTGGCCTTCTTCGACGTGGTGCTGCGCAGAGCGGCGTGCATGGACGGCTGCATCGAGCAAGACATCGGCGTCCAGTCAATGCATAAAGTCAGCGAGGATGTCGTGCAGGACTTCCGCAGGCGGATCCCCTACAACTATCTCCAGATGGCTTATCTCAAGGTAGGATCTCGGTGGGGGTTATAAAGCAGCCTTCAATGGACACCATTGTTGTCCACTTTTGTATCCCtgctgtttcttcttcttcttcttctgctaatGCTTCGGCTTCTGCTTCACCAGTTGCTGCCAGGCAACGTGATGCAAAGATGCAGGCAGTTGATTGGAGGAAAGTTTACCACAGTGCTGCTTGGTCGGTCAGGGTCAGCAAGGCCATCTCTTCTTCCCTAAGCACAATCAGAAGCCCTGACCTATACGTTTACAACCCAAATTGTAATGTATGTTACATGAAATTGTACTTATTTACTCCCAACAgactattctcttcatttttgtagtgtttctcttggcttCACTGCTCCTAGTACatgtatgtggatgttagatttatttattattattattattattttttgtccaatcatatTCCAGCCTCTAAATCTCAATCTAATCTGCACAGGCCCTTTAGAATCAGTAGTACTGTTTGATGTAATTTGAACTAGCAATGGGAGTTTTTCTTTACCCATTGAGATTGATATTGATATAGCCAATTTTGACTGGCAAAACATGACTGGAGCGACCTGCACATGcctaaatatatttaattatcaGCATCTTTGGTGACTATGATGATGTACGTGGCACAATtgcgtgctgttatattgcTTTTTAATATAGGATAGATGTGTAATTGGGATGTGATAGTGGTGGCATTAAGAGGTGGAATAAGTCATGTAAGTCCCCACTGAACGCCCAGGTACTAAACGTACTGCTGGCCGCTGGTTTACAGTAAACTTTCACTCATGCAAAGAGCACTGG is part of the Phyllopteryx taeniolatus isolate TA_2022b chromosome 7, UOR_Ptae_1.2, whole genome shotgun sequence genome and harbors:
- the LOC133480553 gene encoding claudin-1-like isoform X1, whose protein sequence is MASSALQLLGFFLSLIGVAATVTATIMVEWKMHGHSHRIYEGLWMTCSVGHRTTCEVHDSLLKLSNQVQITRGILLLSVFLSVVALMVSTIGMKCTRFMEGRATAKGAVSRIGGIMFMAAGLMTFVITSWYVKKIVADFHHSHHLHSFEFGKAVFVSWAGGFLTTFGGAFLTCQRCSRSSSSRSINSNRLLQTNKPNSNYV
- the LOC133480553 gene encoding claudin-1-like isoform X2, which gives rise to MVEWKMHGHSHRIYEGLWMTCSVGHRTTCEVHDSLLKLSNQVQITRGILLLSVFLSVVALMVSTIGMKCTRFMEGRATAKGAVSRIGGIMFMAAGLMTFVITSWYVKKIVADFHHSHHLHSFEFGKAVFVSWAGGFLTTFGGAFLTCQRCSRSSSSRSINSNRLLQTNKPNSNYV